Proteins from a single region of Orcinus orca chromosome 20, mOrcOrc1.1, whole genome shotgun sequence:
- the LOC101271932 gene encoding glycine cleavage system H protein, mitochondrial, translating to MALRVARSVRAAVCSLRAISAPNAPCPPRPWGLRAGAVRALRTGPVLLSGRKFTDKHEWVTTENGVGTVGISNFAQEALGDVVYCSLPEVGTKLNKQEEFGALESVKAASELYSPLSGEVTEINEALAENPGLVNKSCYEDGWLIKMTLSNPSELDELMSEEAYEKYIKSIEE from the coding sequence ATGGCGCTGCGAGTGGCGCGGAGCGTGCGGGCCGCGGTCTGCAGCCTGCGCGCCATCTCTGCGCCCAACGCGCCCTGCCCGCCGCGGCCCTGGGGACTGCGGGCGGGCGCCGTCCGGGCGCTGCGCACCGGTCCCGTTCTGCTGTCGGGTCGTAAATTCACAGACAAACATGAATGGGTAACAACAGAAAACGGTGTTGGAACAGTGGGAATCAGCAATTTTGCACAGGAAGCTTTGGGAGATGTTGTTTACTGTAGTCTGCCTGAAGTTGGGACAAAATTGAACAAACAAGAGGAATTTGGTGCTTTGGAAAGTGTGAAAGCTGCTAGTGAACTCTATTCTCCTCTATCAGGAGAAGTAACTGAAATTAATGAAGCTCTGGCAGAAAATCCAGGACTTGTCAACAAATCTTGTTATGAAGATGGTTGGCTGATCAAGATGACACTCAGTAACCCTTCAGAACTAGATGAACTAATGAGTGAAGAAGCATatgagaaatacataaaatctatTGAGGAGTGA